The following are from one region of the Microbacterium sp. cx-55 genome:
- a CDS encoding NosD domain-containing protein translates to MTAANRYDVTDWPVGDPTEDVGEVITSIIADIKRRQSASDEDDGGKPGAVIYLPPGDFRLRTQVVIDVSFLRIEGSGHGFTSSSIRFNVPEDEWPGLHELWPGGSRILVDIPIGENASKSDGAAFLVERLGSPRISSVEFSNFCIDGLHFTGDGSDRHPENTYRNGKTGIQVNGANDSFRINGMGFVYLEHALTIHNADALSIHDNFIAECGSCIELRGWGQASKITDNLIGAGPDGHSIYAENHGGLLVTANNVFPRGASSVHFSGVTRSSVTANRLHSFYPGMVVLDAESSENLVGSNHLLRDLEPWTPFLGADNDLDDDYGLVRISGSGNSVIGNHVSEIVDSRGIRPAGEAPTIFRLVSGSGNYIATNHIVARDINASSSGSAFEAQVDALLSTAASDALDVRTVVVETESTGNTILDSGTDNQIVADRGVNAIRATPAASPSSVS, encoded by the coding sequence ATGACCGCCGCCAACCGATACGATGTGACGGACTGGCCCGTCGGAGATCCGACGGAGGACGTCGGCGAGGTGATCACGAGCATCATCGCCGACATTAAGCGCCGGCAGTCGGCGAGCGACGAGGACGACGGCGGTAAGCCGGGTGCCGTGATCTATCTGCCGCCAGGAGACTTCCGTCTGCGCACCCAGGTCGTGATCGACGTCAGCTTCCTCCGCATCGAGGGATCGGGGCACGGCTTCACCTCGTCGAGCATCCGGTTCAACGTGCCAGAGGACGAGTGGCCCGGTCTGCACGAGCTGTGGCCGGGTGGCAGCCGCATCCTCGTCGACATCCCGATCGGCGAGAACGCGTCGAAGTCCGACGGTGCCGCCTTCCTCGTCGAGCGCCTGGGGAGCCCGCGTATCAGCTCCGTGGAGTTCTCCAACTTCTGTATCGACGGGCTGCACTTCACCGGCGACGGCTCCGACCGGCACCCCGAGAACACCTACCGCAACGGCAAGACGGGCATCCAGGTCAACGGTGCCAACGACTCGTTCCGGATCAACGGGATGGGGTTTGTCTACCTCGAGCACGCCCTCACGATCCACAACGCCGATGCGCTGTCGATCCACGACAACTTCATCGCCGAGTGCGGCAGCTGCATCGAACTGCGCGGATGGGGCCAGGCGTCGAAGATCACCGACAATCTCATCGGGGCCGGCCCGGACGGTCACTCGATCTACGCCGAGAATCACGGCGGACTGCTCGTCACTGCGAACAACGTCTTCCCGCGCGGTGCGAGCAGCGTTCACTTCTCGGGCGTCACACGCTCGAGTGTCACGGCCAACCGCCTGCACTCCTTCTATCCGGGCATGGTCGTGCTCGACGCCGAGAGTTCGGAGAACCTCGTGGGCTCAAACCATCTGCTGCGGGACCTCGAGCCCTGGACCCCGTTTCTCGGCGCGGACAACGACCTCGACGACGACTATGGACTCGTGCGCATCAGCGGCAGCGGCAACTCTGTCATCGGCAATCACGTCTCCGAGATCGTCGACTCGCGCGGCATTCGCCCAGCCGGCGAGGCACCTACGATCTTCCGGCTGGTCTCGGGATCGGGCAATTACATCGCCACAAACCATATCGTCGCCCGGGACATCAACGCGTCGTCGAGTGGCTCCGCTTTCGAGGCGCAGGTAGACGCGCTGCTGAGCACGGCGGCCTCGGACGCGCTCGACGTTCGGACCGTCGTGGTCGAGACCGAGTCGACGGGCAACACCATCCTCGACTCCGGAACCGATAACCAGATCGTCGCCGATCGCGGCGTCAACGCAATTCGTGCAACGCCGGCAGCCTCACCCTCGAGCGTCAGCTAG